The following coding sequences are from one Chanos chanos chromosome 12, fChaCha1.1, whole genome shotgun sequence window:
- the rit1 gene encoding GTP-binding protein Rit1 produces MESSRGTGGHSREYKLVMLGEGGVGKSAIIMQFISHRFPEDHDPTIEDAYKTQIRIDDEPANLDILDTAGQAEFTAMRDQYMRAGEGFIISYSITDRRSFQEARHFKQLIYRVRRTVDTPVVLVGNKSDLAHMRQVSVEEGKELAREFQCPFFETSAAFRYYIDEVFAALVRQIRQREAEVVRGSERKARRSHSFWSRLKSPFHKKQHSEH; encoded by the exons ATGGAGTCTTCGCGGGGCACTGGGGGTCACTCCCGCGAGTATAAACTGGTGATGCTTGGAGAAGGAGGAGTTGGGAAAAGTG caATCATCATGCAGTTCATCAGCCACAGATTTCCAGAGGATCATGACCCCACCATCG AGGATGCCTATAAGACACAGATCCGCATTGATGATGAACCAGCAAACCTGGATATCCTAGACACAGCAGGACAG GCTGAGTTCACGGCTATGAGGGATCAGTACATGCGTGCCGGAGAAGGTTTCATCATCTCCTACTCCATCACGGACCGCCGAAGCTTCCAGGAGGCGCGACACTTTAAACAGCTCATCTACCGCGTACGCCGCACTGTAGACACACCTGTGGTACTGGTGGGCAACAAATCTGACCTGGCCCACATGAGACAG GTGTCAGTAGAGGAGGGCAAAGAGCTGGCCAGAGAGTTCCAGTGTCCGTTTTTCGAGACTTCGGCCGCGTTTCGCTATTACATCGACGAGGTGTTCGCCGCCCTGGTGCGTCAGATTCGCCAGCGCGAGGCAGAGGTGGTACGCGGCAGCGAGAGGAAGGCTCGACGTAGCCACTCCTTCTGGAGCCGCCTGAAATCTCCCTTTCACAAGAAACAGCACTCCGAGCACTGA